The Pirellulimonas nuda genome includes a region encoding these proteins:
- a CDS encoding elongation factor P, whose translation MLAKDIKPGVIVVNNGAPHLIESLSVQSPSARGGATLYKFRARNLVTKQKADITLKGTEGLDDADFEKRAVSLMYADTEVAHLLDGENYQQYELALADAADDLLYVTDGLEGMFALIYNGECVGIQLPTTVELTITECDPGVKGNSATGRTKPAKMETGLQVNVPEYLKQGEKIKIDTRTGEFLSRA comes from the coding sequence ATGCTCGCCAAAGACATTAAGCCAGGTGTGATCGTCGTCAACAACGGGGCGCCCCACCTGATCGAATCGCTCAGCGTTCAGTCCCCCAGCGCGCGGGGCGGCGCCACGCTCTACAAATTCCGCGCGCGCAACCTGGTGACCAAGCAGAAGGCCGACATCACCCTCAAGGGGACAGAAGGCCTGGATGACGCGGACTTCGAGAAGCGGGCCGTCTCGCTGATGTACGCCGACACGGAGGTCGCTCACCTGCTCGACGGAGAGAACTACCAGCAGTACGAACTCGCCCTCGCCGACGCCGCGGACGACCTGCTGTACGTCACCGACGGGCTCGAGGGGATGTTCGCTCTGATCTACAACGGCGAGTGCGTGGGCATCCAACTGCCGACCACCGTCGAGCTAACGATCACCGAGTGCGACCCCGGCGTCAAAGGCAACAGCGCCACCGGACGCACCAAGCCGGCCAAGATGGAGACGGGCCTGCAGGTGAACGTGCCCGAGTACCTGAAGCAGGGCGAGAAGATTAAGATCGACACCCGCACGGGCGAGTTCCTGTCGCGGGCGTAG
- a CDS encoding SDR family NAD(P)-dependent oxidoreductase translates to MPEVTLITGASSGIGLELAKLFAADGANLVLVARSEGKLHDLAGQLHAEHGVESLVVPADLADAAAPRSIFDRVAAARWQVDVLVNNAGFGEHGYFEQVPLERQMNMVQVNVASLVRLTHLLLPGMVQRGRGGVLNVGSTASFVPGPTMSIYYASKAFVRSFTEALHEELRGQPLKISCLCPGPTDTGFVKEASLEGSTIAATAVPVEGVARAGYRGFRNNKAVVVPGLSNKLMAFAVRFAPRWLVRRIVTAIQPLPPRG, encoded by the coding sequence ATGCCCGAGGTCACCCTTATCACCGGCGCCAGCTCGGGCATCGGCCTCGAACTAGCCAAGCTGTTCGCCGCCGACGGCGCCAATCTGGTGTTGGTGGCGCGCAGCGAGGGCAAGCTGCACGACCTCGCGGGGCAACTCCACGCAGAGCACGGCGTTGAATCGCTGGTCGTGCCGGCCGATCTTGCTGACGCCGCTGCGCCGCGGTCCATTTTCGATCGCGTCGCCGCGGCCCGCTGGCAGGTCGATGTGCTGGTGAACAACGCCGGATTCGGCGAGCACGGCTACTTCGAGCAAGTCCCCCTCGAACGCCAGATGAATATGGTGCAGGTGAACGTCGCCTCGCTCGTGCGGCTAACCCACCTGCTGCTCCCGGGCATGGTGCAACGCGGCCGGGGCGGGGTGCTGAACGTCGGCTCCACCGCCTCGTTTGTGCCGGGCCCCACGATGTCGATCTACTACGCCAGCAAGGCGTTCGTGCGGTCGTTCACCGAGGCGCTCCACGAAGAGCTGCGTGGCCAGCCGCTGAAGATAAGCTGCCTCTGCCCCGGCCCGACCGACACGGGCTTCGTGAAAGAAGCGAGCCTGGAAGGATCGACCATCGCGGCGACCGCTGTGCCGGTAGAAGGGGTGGCGCGCGCCGGCTACCGCGGATTCCGCAACAACAAGGCGGTTGTGGTGCCGGGGCTTAGCAACAAGCTGATGGCGTTTGCGGTGCGTTTCGCGCCCCGCTGGCTGGTGCGACGGATCGTGACGGCGATCCAGCCCCTGCCGCCGAGAGGGTAA
- the purB gene encoding adenylosuccinate lyase — MSDLYENPLITRYASREMASLWGAQRKFSTWRRLWVALAEAEAELGLPISAAQLDEMRAHVDDIDFDAAAQYERRLRHDVMAHVHAYGDRCPQARGIIHLGATSNFVVDNADLILLRESLAIVRRRLVSVIDSLAKFAQQHRSLATLGFTHFQPAQPTTVGKRATLWAYDLALDLQEVEHRIEALAARSIKGASGTQASFLELFDGDHAKVAQLERLVAQKMGFERTYAVTGQTYPRKVDAQVLDTLSGVAASAHKAATDIRLLAHRKEMEEPFEAEQIGSSAMAYKRNPMRCERICGVARFVMSLAGNGAATHATQWMERTLDDSANRRLTLPQAFLGVDAVLRIYHNVASGLVVYPQVIAKHLREELPFMATENILMVAVQAGGDRQELHEHIRQHSQAAAGRVKQEGAVSDLMERLAADPAFAGVDLEAALDPAKLVGRAPEQVDEFLRDVAGPIRQRYADEISGAEELAV; from the coding sequence ATGTCCGACCTCTACGAAAACCCCCTCATTACCCGCTATGCGTCGCGCGAGATGGCCTCCCTGTGGGGCGCGCAGCGGAAGTTCTCTACCTGGCGGCGGCTCTGGGTGGCGCTGGCCGAAGCAGAAGCAGAACTCGGTCTGCCGATCTCCGCGGCGCAGCTCGACGAGATGCGCGCGCACGTTGACGACATCGACTTCGACGCGGCCGCACAGTACGAGCGGCGGCTGCGGCACGACGTGATGGCCCACGTGCACGCCTACGGCGACCGTTGCCCTCAGGCCCGGGGCATCATCCATCTGGGCGCCACGAGCAACTTTGTGGTCGATAACGCCGACCTGATCTTGCTGCGGGAGTCACTGGCGATCGTGCGGCGCCGCTTGGTGTCGGTGATCGATTCGCTTGCCAAGTTCGCACAGCAGCACCGGTCGCTCGCGACGCTAGGCTTCACCCACTTCCAACCGGCACAGCCGACGACGGTAGGCAAACGGGCGACGCTGTGGGCCTACGACCTGGCGCTCGACCTACAAGAAGTAGAACACCGCATCGAAGCGCTCGCGGCACGCAGCATCAAGGGCGCGTCGGGGACCCAAGCGAGTTTCCTCGAGCTATTCGACGGCGACCACGCCAAGGTGGCGCAACTGGAACGGCTAGTGGCCCAGAAAATGGGCTTCGAACGCACCTACGCGGTCACCGGCCAGACCTACCCGCGGAAGGTCGACGCCCAGGTGCTCGACACATTGTCGGGGGTCGCCGCGAGCGCCCACAAGGCCGCCACCGACATCCGGCTGCTCGCCCACCGCAAGGAGATGGAAGAACCGTTCGAGGCGGAGCAGATCGGCTCGTCGGCGATGGCCTACAAACGCAACCCGATGCGGTGCGAGCGGATTTGCGGCGTCGCCCGTTTCGTGATGAGCCTCGCCGGAAACGGCGCCGCGACCCACGCTACGCAGTGGATGGAGCGCACGCTGGACGACAGCGCCAACCGACGCCTGACGCTCCCGCAGGCGTTTCTCGGGGTCGACGCGGTGCTGCGGATCTACCACAACGTCGCGAGCGGGCTGGTGGTTTATCCTCAGGTGATCGCCAAGCACCTGCGAGAAGAGCTCCCGTTCATGGCGACCGAGAACATCTTGATGGTCGCCGTACAGGCCGGCGGCGACCGCCAGGAACTGCACGAGCACATCCGCCAGCACAGCCAAGCCGCGGCGGGCCGGGTGAAGCAAGAAGGCGCCGTGAGCGACCTCATGGAGCGTTTAGCCGCGGACCCGGCCTTTGCCGGCGTCGACCTGGAAGCGGCCCTCGACCCGGCAAAGCTGGTGGGCCGAGCGCCGGAGCAGGTCGATGAGTTCCTGCGCGATGTGGCGGGGCCCATCCGCCAGCGCTACGCGGACGAGATCAGCGGGGCCGAAGAGCTTGCCGTGTAG
- a CDS encoding HD domain-containing protein: MKDFARESLCHDPVHGYIPFVSVVPAGETSERDLLDHPWLQRLRQIHQLQTAWWVYPSAEHTRFQHVVGAMHMASRTVEALYPSLSEACQGDVPSRGYVECLARCAALLHDVGHGPFGHFFDAHYLKPHFGLNHETLGAHIIVHELGDLLRGVRECPTSRIADGEAIDPHQIATLIMRPKEHDGREHPRWLVLLRSLFCGLYTVDNMDFVLRDAYMSGYSVRSFDADRLLRYSFFSEKGLTIHKKGVNALVKFMQTKSELFRAVYFHRTVRAIDKTLEGLFRDSRELLFPGNPLQHLAAYRGFTEWSLLVDVARWSASDDPRTRELGVRWDRLLARQVEWIAVEDRNQTITEGESERMSIFSDAAMVEQKIRSELPAEMRGLDMQIDLPRHIYRPDALAATAGQNYLYNPSTNRVYPLTDDQVFAQLPIAHRACRVYLHKDHTPAEARAVGAALDAIVGSRGEDDLTNM; the protein is encoded by the coding sequence ATGAAGGACTTCGCCCGCGAGAGCCTGTGCCACGACCCGGTTCATGGGTACATCCCGTTCGTGTCGGTGGTCCCCGCCGGGGAAACCTCGGAGCGTGACCTGCTGGACCACCCCTGGCTGCAACGCCTGCGGCAGATCCACCAGTTGCAGACGGCCTGGTGGGTGTACCCCTCGGCCGAGCACACGCGGTTCCAGCACGTGGTGGGCGCCATGCACATGGCCAGCCGTACGGTCGAGGCCCTCTACCCCTCGTTGAGCGAGGCGTGCCAGGGCGATGTCCCCAGCCGCGGCTACGTCGAGTGCCTAGCCCGTTGCGCCGCGCTTTTGCACGACGTCGGCCACGGGCCGTTCGGACATTTCTTCGACGCGCACTACCTGAAGCCCCACTTCGGACTAAACCACGAGACGCTGGGCGCCCACATCATCGTGCACGAACTGGGGGACCTGCTCCGCGGGGTCCGCGAGTGCCCCACAAGCCGGATCGCAGACGGCGAGGCGATCGACCCACATCAAATCGCGACGCTCATCATGCGACCCAAGGAGCACGACGGCCGAGAACACCCGCGGTGGTTGGTGCTGTTGCGCAGCCTCTTCTGCGGGCTCTACACGGTCGACAACATGGACTTCGTGCTGCGAGACGCGTATATGTCTGGCTACAGCGTCCGGTCGTTCGACGCGGACCGCCTGCTGCGCTACAGCTTCTTCAGTGAGAAGGGGCTGACGATCCACAAGAAGGGGGTCAACGCGCTGGTCAAGTTCATGCAGACCAAGAGCGAGTTGTTCCGGGCGGTCTACTTCCACCGCACGGTGCGGGCGATCGACAAGACGCTCGAAGGGCTGTTCCGTGACAGCCGCGAGCTGCTCTTCCCGGGCAATCCGCTGCAGCACCTGGCCGCCTATCGCGGCTTTACCGAGTGGTCGCTGCTGGTGGACGTCGCGCGGTGGTCGGCAAGCGACGACCCGCGGACGCGCGAGCTGGGCGTGCGCTGGGACCGTCTGCTCGCGAGGCAGGTGGAGTGGATCGCGGTGGAGGACCGAAATCAAACGATCACCGAAGGCGAGTCGGAACGGATGAGCATCTTCAGCGACGCGGCCATGGTGGAGCAGAAGATCCGCTCAGAACTCCCCGCCGAGATGCGCGGGCTGGACATGCAGATCGACCTCCCCCGGCACATCTACCGCCCCGATGCGCTCGCGGCCACGGCGGGGCAGAACTACCTGTACAACCCCTCCACCAACCGGGTCTACCCGCTGACAGACGACCAAGTGTTCGCCCAACTGCCGATCGCCCACCGCGCGTGCCGCGTGTACCTGCACAAAGACCACACGCCGGCCGAGGCCCGGGCCGTTGGGGCCGCGCTCGACGCGATCGTTGGGTCGCGAGGCGAGGATGACCTGACAAACATGTAG
- a CDS encoding carboxylesterase family protein, translating to MNLHQSIWLGVAAGLLIAYGSHAATIQLEDGRTLVGKIGETSGVAEDPTKPSAPAGGVKVTPILIVDDGLRRTFVPKAFVRDIIDQEAERQIKIRVWQNDAEHGMGLGRVGRMVRVTPFDQFGRRIYEMQGPGGVISVVQGITEITPVYTRVRGLSAEPTSYVWDQRIATSSIPRETLSMILQQTAEQGDLEARLQVVRLYLQGERYVDARRELEQVLIDFPEAEDLAADARQLRQLGARSILKEIELRRDAGQYPLVRQLLETFPSDAVAGETLQQVREMLKALQERDALQKEVLDRLRQVVEGIAEPKVRAIGESVEKEIAAELNDISLPRMVAFLNLSDGDALSNEQKCALAISGWLLGANQATDNLPTALSLFHVREKVLAYLREPTPAVRDRLLVDIRDMEGASVARVAELLKLMAPPLPLPEEAQQAPGQFELFTPIGVGQGDVRYLVQLPPYYDPLRSYPTIVTLNGLGYLPEQQLDFWSGPLPKNEPDNDRGRMGQAMRHGYITIAVDWQKPHQFQYDFSAREHASVLAALRDAMRRVAIDTDRVFLTGHDMGGDAAWDIGLAHPDLWAGVIPFLARPEKFALWYGKNAEYVPWYFVQGELDGGKVAAGAREYDRYLRGRDDMTVVELLGRGHEPFSDEIQRLFDWMGRKKRRPPPEQFEVVSMRPWDSFYWWLEVQDLPEKSMVHPDNWPPERGVRAAPLRGRKYAGNKLGAVAPAGRVTVWLSPDIVDFDKPVEVEINRRRATSRAAGAEPDLAVLLEDARTRGDRKRPFWAKVEWP from the coding sequence GTGAACTTGCACCAATCAATCTGGCTCGGAGTCGCAGCCGGCCTACTCATCGCCTACGGCTCACACGCCGCCACGATCCAACTGGAAGACGGCCGCACGCTGGTCGGTAAGATCGGCGAGACCTCCGGCGTGGCGGAAGACCCCACCAAGCCCAGCGCCCCCGCCGGGGGGGTCAAGGTGACGCCCATCTTGATCGTCGACGACGGGCTGCGGCGGACCTTCGTCCCCAAGGCGTTCGTCCGCGACATCATCGATCAAGAGGCCGAGCGGCAGATCAAGATCCGCGTCTGGCAGAACGACGCCGAGCACGGGATGGGGCTGGGACGGGTCGGGCGGATGGTTCGGGTGACCCCTTTCGACCAGTTCGGCCGGCGTATCTATGAGATGCAGGGGCCGGGGGGCGTGATCTCCGTGGTGCAGGGGATCACCGAGATCACGCCCGTGTACACACGCGTGCGTGGCCTTAGCGCGGAGCCCACCAGCTACGTCTGGGACCAGCGGATCGCTACCAGCAGCATCCCACGCGAAACGCTGTCGATGATCCTGCAGCAAACGGCTGAGCAGGGCGACCTGGAGGCACGGCTCCAGGTCGTGAGGCTCTACCTGCAAGGGGAACGTTACGTCGACGCCCGGCGGGAACTGGAGCAGGTGCTGATCGACTTCCCGGAGGCGGAAGACCTAGCGGCCGACGCGCGGCAGCTACGCCAGTTGGGCGCCCGCAGCATCCTGAAGGAGATCGAGCTCCGCCGCGACGCCGGGCAGTACCCGTTGGTGCGACAGCTCCTGGAAACCTTTCCCAGCGACGCGGTCGCCGGCGAAACGCTCCAGCAAGTGCGTGAGATGCTTAAGGCGCTGCAAGAACGTGACGCCTTGCAAAAGGAGGTGCTCGATCGTCTGCGGCAGGTAGTCGAGGGGATCGCCGAGCCCAAGGTGCGAGCGATCGGGGAATCGGTCGAGAAGGAAATCGCGGCGGAGCTGAACGACATCTCGCTCCCACGCATGGTCGCCTTCCTCAACCTCTCGGACGGCGACGCTCTCTCCAATGAACAGAAGTGCGCCCTGGCCATAAGCGGTTGGCTGTTGGGCGCCAACCAAGCGACCGACAACCTGCCGACCGCGCTTTCGCTGTTTCACGTGCGAGAAAAGGTGCTTGCGTATTTGCGGGAGCCTACCCCGGCGGTGCGCGACCGACTGTTGGTTGATATCCGCGACATGGAAGGCGCTTCGGTGGCCCGCGTAGCAGAGCTTCTGAAGCTGATGGCGCCCCCGCTGCCGCTGCCAGAAGAGGCGCAACAAGCGCCCGGCCAGTTCGAACTGTTTACTCCGATCGGCGTCGGCCAGGGCGACGTGCGATACCTGGTGCAACTGCCGCCGTACTACGACCCGCTCCGCAGCTACCCCACCATTGTGACGCTCAATGGGCTGGGCTATCTCCCCGAGCAGCAGCTCGACTTCTGGTCCGGACCGCTCCCAAAAAATGAGCCCGATAACGATCGGGGCCGCATGGGGCAGGCCATGCGGCACGGCTACATCACGATCGCGGTCGATTGGCAGAAGCCGCACCAGTTTCAGTACGATTTCTCGGCACGCGAGCACGCCAGCGTGCTGGCGGCCCTACGCGACGCGATGCGGCGCGTGGCGATCGACACCGATCGCGTCTTCCTTACCGGGCACGATATGGGGGGGGACGCCGCTTGGGATATTGGATTGGCGCACCCCGACCTGTGGGCGGGGGTCATCCCGTTCTTGGCGCGCCCAGAGAAGTTCGCACTTTGGTACGGCAAGAACGCCGAGTACGTCCCTTGGTATTTCGTTCAGGGAGAGCTCGACGGGGGCAAGGTCGCGGCCGGCGCGCGAGAGTACGACCGCTACCTCCGTGGCCGCGACGACATGACCGTCGTTGAGTTGCTCGGCCGCGGGCACGAGCCCTTCAGCGACGAGATCCAGCGGCTCTTCGACTGGATGGGGCGCAAGAAACGCCGACCGCCCCCGGAGCAGTTCGAGGTGGTCTCTATGCGGCCCTGGGACAGCTTCTATTGGTGGCTAGAGGTGCAGGACCTCCCCGAAAAATCGATGGTCCACCCCGACAACTGGCCCCCCGAGCGGGGCGTCCGAGCGGCCCCGCTCCGGGGTCGCAAGTACGCAGGCAACAAACTTGGGGCCGTGGCGCCTGCGGGACGGGTGACGGTTTGGCTTTCGCCGGACATCGTCGACTTCGACAAGCCGGTGGAAGTCGAAATCAACCGCCGCAGGGCCACCAGCCGCGCCGCCGGAGCAGAGCCCGACCTGGCCGTGCTGCTGGAGGACGCCCGCACCCGCGGCGACCGCAAGCGGCCTTTCTGGGCCAAGGTGGAGTGGCCGTAG
- a CDS encoding vWA domain-containing protein, which produces MADRNNLGGVIHTYQKYDPARFPSPTEEPPDLVSAAFEHMLMFGEGRELSEEELARAVRLDPSQIAGLGPSIEALRAMLEERKRKILERYETRSVRKRAAKAFRKQAAETEAPKQHRDRFHHAVQSEQLRDMERLWYAAGDDQGSFARGLVRVLERLGEKYEIEELVARYAFTGNQSLTVAEAIAVKEELDKIEELLKQLEEAAKTAQIGLIDMELLAEFAQPGDVQQLSTLQQQVQDYLREAAERQGLEHSGRNFRLTPQAYRVFQGKLLSRLFSDLQASRTGRHQGPVVGEGAVETQSTKAYEFGDSIANMDLVSTITNTVIRSKKNAEEASTFALHPDDLLIHRTRNTPKCATAVVMDMSGSMRYDGQYINVKRMALALEGLMRKEFPGDWLGFIEAFSFARVVERSKLVTLMPKPVTISNPVVRLRADMSNPDVSEQMVPPHFTNLQHGLSLARKMLSVQDTPNRQIVLITDGLPTAHFEGQELFLLYPPDPRTEEATMREGRLCQREGITINLFLLPSWSQTEEDVRFAYRLAESTTGRVFFTAGRDLDRYVVWDYVNRRREILA; this is translated from the coding sequence ATGGCTGATCGAAACAATCTGGGGGGCGTGATTCACACGTACCAGAAGTACGACCCCGCGCGGTTCCCCAGCCCCACCGAAGAACCGCCCGACCTGGTGTCGGCCGCGTTTGAACACATGTTGATGTTCGGCGAGGGGCGGGAGCTTTCCGAAGAAGAACTGGCGCGCGCGGTTCGACTCGACCCGAGCCAGATCGCCGGGCTGGGCCCCAGCATCGAGGCGTTGCGGGCGATGCTGGAAGAGCGGAAGCGGAAGATCCTGGAGCGTTACGAGACACGCTCGGTCCGCAAACGGGCCGCCAAGGCGTTCCGCAAGCAGGCGGCCGAGACCGAGGCGCCAAAACAGCACCGCGACCGCTTCCACCACGCGGTGCAGAGCGAGCAGCTCCGCGACATGGAGCGGCTGTGGTACGCCGCGGGAGACGACCAGGGCTCGTTCGCCCGCGGGCTGGTGCGGGTGTTAGAGCGGCTGGGCGAGAAGTACGAGATCGAGGAACTGGTCGCCCGCTACGCTTTCACGGGCAACCAGTCGCTCACGGTCGCCGAGGCAATCGCGGTTAAGGAGGAGCTCGACAAGATTGAGGAGCTGCTCAAGCAGCTCGAAGAGGCGGCCAAGACGGCCCAGATCGGCCTGATCGATATGGAGCTGCTCGCGGAGTTCGCCCAGCCGGGAGACGTGCAGCAGCTCTCGACGCTGCAACAACAGGTGCAGGACTACCTGCGCGAGGCGGCCGAGCGTCAGGGCCTGGAGCACTCCGGCAGGAACTTCCGGCTCACGCCGCAGGCCTACCGCGTGTTCCAAGGGAAGCTGCTAAGCCGGTTGTTCAGCGACCTGCAGGCCTCGCGCACCGGCCGGCACCAGGGCCCGGTGGTAGGCGAGGGCGCCGTCGAAACGCAGTCGACCAAAGCGTACGAGTTTGGCGACTCGATCGCCAACATGGACCTCGTGAGCACCATCACCAACACCGTCATCCGCAGCAAGAAAAACGCCGAGGAAGCCTCGACGTTCGCCCTTCATCCGGACGACCTGCTGATCCACCGCACGCGCAACACCCCCAAGTGCGCCACCGCCGTGGTGATGGACATGAGTGGCTCGATGCGCTACGACGGCCAGTACATCAACGTCAAGCGGATGGCCCTGGCGCTCGAAGGACTGATGCGGAAGGAGTTCCCTGGCGACTGGCTTGGCTTTATCGAGGCGTTCAGCTTCGCGAGGGTCGTTGAACGTTCGAAGCTGGTGACGCTGATGCCCAAACCGGTGACGATCTCCAACCCGGTGGTGCGGCTGCGGGCCGACATGAGCAACCCCGACGTCTCCGAGCAGATGGTGCCGCCGCACTTCACCAACCTGCAGCACGGCCTGTCGCTGGCGCGGAAGATGCTCAGCGTGCAGGACACCCCAAACCGACAGATCGTGCTGATCACCGATGGTTTGCCGACCGCGCATTTTGAGGGGCAAGAACTTTTTCTGCTCTACCCGCCGGACCCACGCACCGAGGAAGCGACCATGCGCGAGGGTCGGTTGTGCCAACGCGAAGGGATCACAATCAACCTGTTCCTGCTGCCAAGTTGGTCGCAAACCGAGGAAGACGTGCGGTTCGCCTACCGGCTGGCGGAATCCACCACCGGGCGCGTGTTCTTCACGGCCGGCCGCGACCTCGACCGCTACGTCGTCTGGGACTACGTGAACCGCAGGCGGGAAATCCTTGCGTAG
- a CDS encoding nucleoside deaminase — protein MDPFLAAAIEEARLGLAEEGIPIGSVLVLDGAIVGRGHNRRVQRGSAILHAEMDCLENAGRLSPAQYHRATLYSTLSPCDMCSGAALLYGIPRVIVGENRTFQGPEDYLRRRGIDLEIRDDAECVALMEAFIAASPELWNEDIGQE, from the coding sequence ATGGACCCGTTCCTTGCTGCGGCGATCGAGGAGGCGCGCCTGGGGCTCGCCGAAGAGGGGATCCCCATCGGCTCGGTGCTGGTGCTTGATGGCGCCATCGTGGGGCGGGGACACAACAGGCGGGTGCAGCGGGGGAGCGCCATCCTCCACGCCGAGATGGACTGCCTAGAAAACGCGGGCCGGCTTTCGCCCGCCCAATACCACCGGGCGACGCTCTACTCCACACTCTCCCCGTGCGACATGTGCAGCGGCGCCGCGCTGCTGTACGGGATCCCGCGCGTAATCGTGGGGGAGAACCGCACGTTTCAGGGGCCGGAAGACTACCTCCGCCGGCGCGGCATCGACCTGGAGATCCGAGACGACGCCGAGTGCGTGGCGCTGATGGAGGCGTTCATCGCGGCCAGCCCAGAGTTGTGGAACGAGGATATCGGCCAGGAGTGA
- the kdsB gene encoding 3-deoxy-manno-octulosonate cytidylyltransferase, producing the protein MPAPTKLLAVIPARYASQRFPGKPLALVGGIPMVVRVHRATAQSGVFGKTVVATDDQRIAEVVTAAGGEVEITRADHATGTDRVAEVAARYPDYDVVANVQGDQPFVHRGLLEALVAPYLRGERPEMTTIGCPLPADGADDPNVVTVITGVDGRALYFSRSAIPYPRNPGPAPAYHHLGLYAFRSDFLAQYAQLTPTPLEASEGLEQLRVLEHGYTIGVSLVDASVPEVNTPEELEAANRLAADWDK; encoded by the coding sequence ATGCCTGCCCCCACCAAGCTTCTTGCGGTTATCCCCGCCCGCTACGCCTCGCAGCGCTTCCCGGGCAAGCCGCTGGCGCTGGTCGGGGGCATCCCGATGGTCGTGCGGGTGCACCGCGCTACCGCCCAAAGCGGGGTTTTTGGCAAGACGGTTGTCGCCACGGACGATCAGCGGATTGCCGAGGTGGTGACCGCCGCGGGGGGAGAGGTAGAGATCACCCGCGCCGATCACGCCACCGGCACCGACCGAGTGGCCGAAGTCGCGGCCCGCTACCCGGACTACGACGTGGTCGCCAACGTGCAGGGAGACCAGCCGTTTGTGCACCGGGGGCTGCTGGAGGCCTTGGTCGCCCCCTATTTGCGGGGTGAGCGGCCAGAAATGACGACCATCGGCTGCCCGCTGCCCGCTGATGGCGCCGACGATCCGAACGTGGTGACCGTGATCACGGGCGTCGACGGCCGGGCGCTCTACTTTTCTCGGTCTGCGATCCCGTACCCTCGCAATCCAGGCCCCGCGCCCGCCTATCATCACCTGGGCCTGTACGCGTTCCGTAGCGACTTCCTCGCCCAGTACGCCCAACTCACGCCCACGCCGCTCGAAGCCAGCGAGGGACTAGAGCAGCTCCGCGTGCTAGAGCACGGATACACTATCGGGGTCTCGCTGGTGGACGCGTCGGTGCCAGAGGTTAACACCCCCGAAGAGCTGGAAGCCGCCAATCGGCTCGCCGCGGACTGGGACAAGTAG
- a CDS encoding calcium/sodium antiporter — MYWIVWSIVGGFIGLIAGGELLVRGATRLALAAKISPLVVGLTVVAFGTSAPELAVSVQSCYAGQTDLAIGNAVGSNLANILLILGVSAIVTPLAVNVRLFKLDVPVMIATAVALYLVGRDGVISPLDGVGFTVALVAYFAWTLAVGRRESQLLAAELDELAPAQPGGAFMAGGLALLVVGIALLVYASGILVEGCTELARLAGVSELVIGLTVVAIGTSLPELATSIMAAVRGKRDLAVGNVVGSNILNILGVLGLSAIVSPGGIAVSAPSLAFDIPLMIAVSLVCMPIFSNGMAIHRWEGAVMLAFYAAFLAFCGWSAVYLHGAPAKPWMLAAFVVPLMVVTGISLIASKKRVDRQ; from the coding sequence GTGTACTGGATCGTCTGGAGCATCGTTGGCGGTTTCATCGGACTGATCGCCGGGGGGGAACTGCTGGTCCGCGGCGCCACGCGGCTCGCCCTGGCGGCGAAGATCTCGCCGCTGGTGGTTGGCCTAACCGTGGTGGCCTTCGGCACCAGCGCGCCCGAGCTCGCCGTCTCGGTGCAGTCGTGCTACGCGGGTCAGACCGACCTTGCGATCGGCAACGCGGTGGGGAGCAACCTGGCGAACATCCTATTGATCTTAGGCGTCAGCGCCATTGTCACTCCGCTCGCGGTCAACGTCCGGCTGTTCAAGCTGGATGTTCCGGTGATGATCGCCACGGCGGTCGCCTTGTACTTAGTCGGCCGCGACGGGGTGATCTCGCCGCTGGACGGGGTCGGGTTCACCGTTGCGCTGGTCGCCTACTTTGCGTGGACCCTGGCGGTCGGGCGACGGGAATCGCAGCTCTTGGCCGCGGAACTCGACGAGCTTGCGCCCGCGCAGCCCGGCGGGGCCTTCATGGCGGGAGGACTCGCGCTGCTGGTCGTGGGGATCGCGCTGCTTGTTTACGCTTCGGGGATCCTCGTCGAAGGTTGCACCGAGCTAGCACGCTTGGCCGGCGTCAGCGAGCTGGTCATCGGGTTGACCGTCGTTGCGATCGGCACGTCGCTTCCCGAGCTCGCCACAAGCATCATGGCTGCCGTGCGCGGCAAACGCGACTTGGCGGTTGGCAACGTGGTGGGCAGCAACATCCTCAACATCCTCGGCGTGCTCGGCCTCTCTGCGATCGTCTCGCCCGGCGGGATCGCGGTATCGGCGCCGTCGTTGGCTTTCGACATCCCACTGATGATCGCGGTCTCGCTGGTCTGCATGCCAATCTTCAGCAACGGCATGGCGATCCACCGCTGGGAAGGCGCCGTGATGCTAGCGTTCTACGCGGCCTTCCTTGCGTTTTGTGGGTGGTCAGCGGTCTACCTGCACGGCGCTCCGGCCAAGCCCTGGATGCTGGCTGCGTTCGTCGTGCCGCTGATGGTGGTGACCGGCATCTCGCTCATCGCTAGCAAGAAAAGAGTAGACCGCCAGTAG